From Candidatus Neomarinimicrobiota bacterium, the proteins below share one genomic window:
- the ccsA gene encoding cytochrome c biogenesis protein CcsA: MTWNFLLLTTILFIAGWFAGTVLLLLKKETGRAGWIVKAGPLFSTLVLTIFVIFLWCELERPPLRTMAETRLWYALFVSGIISILFVKTRDNALYFLGAMMASVFLIVDVIHPEYRSKALMPALQSPWFIPHVIVYMISYAVLAAACLSALRGLFHNRGNSAVSQKHYITLSMQLVYPGFTLLTLGMILGAIWAKIAWGNYWSWDPKETWALLTWLFYLITIHIHHNFQEKRKLLLWLLGFSFLVLIITWMGIRFLPGMQSIHVYG; encoded by the coding sequence ATGACCTGGAATTTTCTTCTGCTTACAACGATTCTTTTTATTGCCGGATGGTTTGCGGGAACCGTACTTCTCCTCCTGAAGAAAGAGACCGGAAGAGCCGGGTGGATTGTAAAAGCCGGACCCCTCTTTTCAACCCTTGTTCTGACAATTTTTGTCATTTTTTTATGGTGTGAACTGGAACGCCCGCCTCTGCGGACCATGGCGGAAACCCGTTTATGGTATGCCCTTTTTGTCTCGGGAATTATTTCCATTCTCTTTGTGAAAACCCGGGATAACGCACTCTATTTTCTGGGTGCCATGATGGCATCCGTATTTCTTATTGTGGATGTCATCCATCCGGAATACCGAAGCAAAGCCCTGATGCCGGCACTTCAAAGTCCCTGGTTTATTCCACACGTGATTGTTTATATGATATCCTACGCTGTTCTGGCGGCGGCGTGTTTGTCCGCTTTACGGGGACTTTTTCACAACCGGGGGAATTCAGCCGTCTCACAGAAACATTACATAACCCTTTCTATGCAACTGGTGTATCCCGGTTTTACGCTTCTCACGCTGGGGATGATTCTGGGTGCTATCTGGGCAAAAATCGCCTGGGGAAATTACTGGAGCTGGGATCCCAAAGAAACCTGGGCATTGCTCACCTGGCTCTTTTACCTGATCACGATTCATATTCATCACAACTTCCAGGAAAAACGAAAATTATTGCTATGGTTGCTGGGATTTTCTTTTCTGGTGCTGATCATTACCTGGATGGGGATCCGGTTTTTACCGGGGATGCAGAGTATACATGTTTATGGGTAG
- a CDS encoding cytochrome c biogenesis protein ResB, with protein MIFFTFLVFLMALIPQGGHPDPLGLKGIVNTWMFAVSVMFLLVTLGFAILRRLMPLSRRNIIFTMNHFGLWLVLLAGSLGQADKEEVIIQAGQDQLVWYGQNEYTGIMELPFALELQEFIVKEYPPRLALFHQAGALVKARGDQWTSVDEPGIFAIDSFDIHVGTYYPEAFVKPDTVLNVRGIAGTAPAARVRVTPPSGKKVQGWISPGGSITPPRSLELSPDFYLALLPPEPAYYGARARLYTQSGIDGESRLIEVNHPIKAEGWWIYLQSFDQAMGRKAERYTFLAVKDPWLPLVYAGLCFMIAGALGLLFLSPKSGKRENL; from the coding sequence ATGATCTTTTTTACTTTTCTGGTTTTTCTGATGGCTCTGATTCCCCAGGGGGGACATCCGGATCCTTTGGGTTTAAAAGGAATTGTGAATACATGGATGTTTGCTGTTTCCGTCATGTTTTTATTAGTCACCCTTGGATTTGCCATCCTTCGCAGATTGATGCCTTTATCCCGGAGAAATATCATTTTCACAATGAATCACTTTGGGTTATGGCTGGTGTTGCTTGCAGGATCTCTGGGACAGGCAGACAAAGAAGAAGTGATCATACAGGCAGGACAGGATCAGTTGGTCTGGTATGGTCAGAATGAATACACCGGTATCATGGAACTTCCCTTTGCACTGGAGCTTCAGGAATTTATCGTGAAAGAATATCCTCCCCGGTTGGCCCTCTTTCATCAGGCTGGTGCTCTCGTGAAAGCGCGGGGTGATCAATGGACATCTGTTGATGAACCGGGAATCTTTGCCATCGATTCGTTTGACATTCATGTTGGAACATATTATCCGGAAGCATTTGTTAAACCCGATACCGTTCTGAATGTGCGGGGCATTGCCGGAACAGCACCGGCAGCCCGTGTCCGTGTTACACCCCCTTCGGGTAAAAAGGTTCAGGGATGGATCAGTCCAGGCGGTTCAATAACACCGCCCCGAAGTCTTGAACTTTCCCCGGATTTTTATCTGGCTCTCCTGCCACCTGAACCGGCTTATTACGGAGCGCGAGCCCGTCTATATACCCAATCGGGAATAGACGGTGAATCGCGACTGATTGAAGTAAATCATCCAATAAAAGCAGAAGGCTGGTGGATTTATCTGCAAAGTTTTGATCAGGCTATGGGCAGAAAAGCAGAAAGGTACACTTTTCTGGCCGTTAAAGATCCCTGGCTCCCTTTGGTGTATGCCGGTCTATGTTTCATGATTGCCGGCGCGTTGGGATTGCTTTTTTTAAGCCCAAAATCCGGAAAAAGGGAAAACTTATGA
- the nrfA gene encoding ammonia-forming cytochrome c nitrite reductase, giving the protein MKINELVDKHHWLGWLLFLGTAVVVFLLGLFASTIIQRRTEATVMNVPLYDLEEFEPRNEIWGKAYPREYARYKEMADTSFESRYNGNAFRDALEEDPRLVILFAGYSFSRDYNQPRGHIYAVQDIHHTLRTGTPDEKTPDMQTSSCWTCKSPDVPRVIHEIGAAEFFKTPWSEMLSEIVNPIGCANCHNPENQHLRIVQTPFIEAYERKNIDITDVPINNMRTMVCAQCHVEYYFKGPGKYVTFPWDNGYSMEAIESYYDAYDFHDWVHPLSKTPIIKAQHPDYELFMTGIHFERGVSCADCHMPYITEGSQKLTDHKIQSPLNNIENSCMVCHREEKETLIQNVYDRQDKVYEQKILLEDMLVKSHIEAAFAFDKGAGSEDMKRAQDFIRQAQWRWDFVAASHGASFHSPLESMRILSDGMEKASEARREIARVLAKLGYYEDVPLPDISTKKKAQRYLGLDPVKLRKEKNEWIAEELPEWLKIAKEREAQMKMPERIR; this is encoded by the coding sequence ATGAAAATCAATGAACTTGTTGACAAACACCATTGGCTGGGTTGGCTGTTGTTTTTGGGCACGGCGGTGGTGGTCTTTCTGTTGGGACTCTTTGCCTCTACCATTATCCAGCGTCGGACAGAAGCAACCGTGATGAATGTTCCCTTGTATGATCTGGAAGAATTTGAACCCCGGAATGAAATCTGGGGAAAGGCCTATCCCCGGGAATATGCCCGGTACAAGGAGATGGCCGATACCTCCTTTGAGTCCAGATATAATGGAAATGCATTCCGGGATGCCCTGGAAGAGGATCCACGGCTGGTAATTCTGTTTGCCGGGTATTCCTTCTCCCGGGATTATAACCAGCCGCGAGGACACATTTATGCCGTGCAGGATATACACCATACTCTGCGGACCGGGACTCCGGATGAAAAGACACCGGACATGCAAACATCCAGCTGCTGGACCTGCAAAAGTCCGGATGTACCCCGTGTGATCCACGAAATCGGCGCCGCGGAATTTTTTAAAACACCCTGGTCGGAAATGCTGTCCGAAATTGTCAATCCCATCGGCTGTGCCAACTGTCATAACCCGGAAAATCAACATCTTCGCATTGTGCAAACACCCTTTATTGAAGCGTATGAACGAAAAAATATTGATATCACCGATGTTCCCATTAACAATATGCGAACCATGGTCTGCGCCCAGTGTCATGTGGAGTATTATTTTAAGGGTCCGGGAAAATATGTGACCTTCCCCTGGGACAACGGCTACAGTATGGAAGCCATTGAATCCTATTACGATGCCTATGATTTTCATGACTGGGTTCACCCCCTGAGCAAAACCCCCATTATCAAAGCCCAGCATCCTGATTACGAACTCTTTATGACAGGTATTCATTTTGAGCGGGGTGTTTCATGCGCCGATTGTCACATGCCCTATATCACGGAAGGAAGCCAGAAACTTACCGATCATAAGATTCAAAGTCCGCTGAATAATATTGAAAATTCCTGTATGGTGTGTCACCGTGAGGAGAAGGAAACGTTGATCCAAAATGTCTATGACCGCCAGGATAAGGTATATGAACAGAAAATTCTTCTGGAGGATATGCTGGTCAAATCTCATATAGAAGCCGCGTTTGCTTTTGATAAAGGTGCCGGGAGTGAGGATATGAAACGGGCACAGGATTTTATCCGACAGGCACAATGGCGCTGGGATTTTGTGGCGGCCAGCCATGGGGCTTCTTTTCATTCCCCGCTGGAATCCATGCGAATCCTCTCCGACGGGATGGAAAAAGCCTCGGAAGCCCGGCGGGAAATTGCCCGGGTTTTGGCGAAACTGGGTTATTATGAAGATGTGCCTTTGCCTGATATCAGTACCAAAAAGAAAGCCCAGCGCTATCTGGGCCTTGACCCGGTAAAACTTCGGAAAGAAAAGAATGAATGGATTGCCGAAGAACTGCCTGAATGGCTGAAAATTGCCAAAGAACGGGAAGCGCAAATGAAAATGCCCGAGCGTATCCGTTGA